A single region of the Asterias amurensis chromosome 19, ASM3211899v1 genome encodes:
- the LOC139951622 gene encoding NLR family CARD domain-containing protein 4-like yields MADQSEETTEEEEMARQSQEPEQRSMAVVESIQPSLETRDLVRAENTQMLQAENQLGQGACLMANQSLAVPRIEGSGNLAVGNPTNCTFNILQLKPGATENILPALEKLTATLQQKRALDSAVKPTGSGQECTPPDIQKLDNFPQAAASGTSIQPKTSDDVQESVQGAHSTKDPAQVAAKSCRKAIRTHYRKTGSYVKLIPWEDDDTKHIKDIFTELTLEKSGKKLESYKDIFLQKTRDGDCINQAVLSGLAGRGKSTLIDKMAYDWACGEALQQFELVFVIRMSAVEQSTELIDSIFDQLLSGVTSVDKNSLSSFISHNQEKVLFLFDGFDELKTRALDKALFGSILKILNRKKDRECFVVVTTRPSHYDKLVTRSSIQEPFTQVKVEGFDEEDIKKYVKRFYSDEHDKAEGLIRRIKSSNALSDLAKSPMLLLLMCILWREDSKLPETMSRIYSEALEYIFHRKTDLSSDEVSKVTNELGKIALLGLLAPEQQLAFPEQVFEPNVLESAIKAGILTRHKVLKGMKSHNSIQFLHKTFQECCAGKYLQSLLETDPVDFQKNLDKMINSRINDFDYVLRFCAGDNLTCTNSILQTLAKEQGDVQIGLDCYFEGQSKDLLPVKFLKYVLTDQIGINCWNRDTLNSFTYLLRNVDTCTVENKQTDYLEKVQSVRIYGCNLSGCMSDLVDSMSLMTNLSSVVLSRCTLNERTEEYSALPGAASSAASWAHHFMKMKNLQKLVLSGCSLTGEDMTHIVSALCDLPNLVELDLSRNKSLGGSTALWAHHFMKMKNLQKLVLSGCSLTGEDMTHIASALCDLPNLVELDLSRNKSLGGSTALWAHHFMKMKNLQKLVLSGCSLTGEDMTHIVSALCDLPNLVELDFSENGYLSGSAASWAHHFKKMKNLKKLVLRDCSLTGEDMTHIASALCDLPNLVELDLSGNKSLGGSTALWAHHFMKMKNLQKLVLSGCSLTGEDMTHIASALCDLPNLVELDLSGNKSLGGSTALWAHHFMKMKNLQKLVLSGCSLTGEDMTHIVSALCDLPNLVELDFSENGYLSGSAASWAHHFKKMKNLKKLVLRDCSLTGEDMTHIASALCDLPNLVELDLSGNKSLGGSTALWAHHFMKMKNLQKLVLSGCSLTGEDMTHIAPALCDLPNLVELNLWANKSLGGSAALWAHHLKKMKNLKRLVLAYCSLIGEDMTHIAPALCDLPNLVELNLMMNESLGGSAASWAHHFKKMKNLQKFDF; encoded by the exons AGAATATTTTACCTGCGTTGGAGAAACTAACTGCCACTTTACAACAGAAACGAGCTTTGGATTCAGCAGTAAAACCAACAG GATCTGGACAAGAGTGCACTCCACCAGACATTCAAAAACTAGATAACTTCCCCCAAGCTGCTGCCAGTGGAACGTCAATACAACCCAAAACCTCAG ATGATGTGCAAGAAAGTGTGCAAGGAGCCCATTCGACAAAAGATCCAGCCCAGGTCGCTGCAAAGAGCTGTAGAAAGGCAATAAGAACTCATTATAGGAAAACAGGTAGCTATGTGAAACTGATACCATGGGAGGATGATGACACCAAACATATCAAAGATATCTTTACAGAATTAACATTGGAGAAATCTGGAAAGAAACTGGAGTCATATAAGGATATTTTCCTTCAGAAAACAAGAGATGGTGATTGCATAAATCAGGCTGTTTTGAGTGGGTTGGCTGGTAGAGGAAAGTCTACCCTCATTGATAAGATGGCTTATGATTGGGCATGTGGTGAAGCACTGCAGCAGTTTGAGCTTGTATTTGTTATAAGAATGAGTGCAGTTGAACAAAGCACAGAGCTAATTGACTCGATTTTCGACCAACTTTTAAGCGGAGTAACAAGTGTAGATAAGAACTCGTTGAGTTCTTTTATCAGTCACAATCAAGAGAAAGTACTGTTCTTGTTTGATGGCTTTGATGAGTTGAAGACCCGTGCCCTTGATAAAGCCTTATTTGGTTCAATTCTAAAGATCCTGAATCGTAAGAAAGACAGGGAGTGTTTTGTTGTAGTTACCACTCGCCCCTCTCACTATGATAAATTAGTGACAAGATCATCAATTCAAGAGCCTTTCACACAGGTTAAGGTTGAAGGTTTTGATGAGGAAGATATCAAGAAGTATGTGAAGAGATTTTACTCGGATGAACATGACAAAGCAGAAGGGCTTATTCGGAGGATCAAATCCTCAAATGCTTTATCTGATTTGGCGAAGAGTCCAATGCTACTTCTGTTGATGTGCATTTTGTGGAGAGAGGATTCTAAACTCCCAGAAACAATGTCTCGTATCTACAGTGAGGCATTGGAGTacatatttcacagaaaaactgATTTGTCATCAGATGAGGTATCCAAAGTAACAAATGAACTTGGAAAGATTGCCTTGCTTGGTCTTCTTGCTCCAGAACAACAGCTTGCTTTTCCTGAGCAAGTGTTTGAACCAAATGTGCTTGAATCTGCCATAAAAGCAGGTATTCTTACAAGACACAAGGTCTTGAAGGGAATGAAAAGTCACAACAGCATTCAATTCCTTCATAAGACTTTTCAAGAGTGTTGTGCTGGTAAATACTTACAAAGCTTGTTAGAAACAGATCCAGTGGATTTCCAAAAGAACCTGGATAAAATGATCAATTCTAGAATTAATGACTTTGATTATGTTTTGCGTTTTTGTGCTGGTGACAACTTGACATGTACAAATAGCATTTTACAAACACTTGCTAAAGAACAAGGCGATGTGCAGATCGGCCTTGACTGCTACTTTGAGGGTCAGTCAAAAGATTTACTCCCAGTGAAGTTCTTGAAGTATGTTCTAACAGATCAGATAGGCATTAATTGTTGGAACAGGGACACTCTTAACTCATTCACATACTTGCTTAGAAATGTTGATACATGCACagtggaaaacaaacaaactgattATCTTGAGAAGGTACAGTCAGTAAGGATATATGGTTGTAACTTGAGTGGTTGTATGTCAGATTTGGTAGACTCTATGAGCTTAATGACGAATCTTTCGTCGGTGGTATTGTCTAGATGCACATTGAATGAGAGGACTGAAGAATATTCTGCATTACCAGGAGCAGCCTCATCTGCTGCATCATGGGCCCATCACTTCATGAAGATGAAGAACCTTCAGAAGCTTGTCTTGAGTGGCTGCTCATTGACAGGTGAAGATATGACACATATTGTTTCTGCACTGTGTGATCTGCCCAACTTAGTTGAGTTGGATCTTTCGAGAAATAAATCCCTTGGTGGTTCTACTGCATTATGGGCCCATCACTTCATGAAGATGAAGAACCTTCAGAAGCTTGTCTTGAGTGGCTGCTCATTGACAGGTGAAGATATGACACATATTGCTTCTGCACTGTGTGATCTGCCCAACTTAGTTGAGTTGGATCTTTCGAGAAATAAATCCCTTGGTGGTTCTACTGCATTATGGGCCCATCACTTCATGAAGATGAAGAACCTTCAGAAGCTTGTCTTGAGTGGCTGCTCATTGACAGGTGAAGATATGACACATATTGTTTCTGCACTGTGTGATCTGCCCAACTTGGTTGAGTTGGATTTTTCGGAAAATGGATACCTTAGCGGTTCTGCTGCATCATGGGCCCATCActtcaagaagatgaagaatCTTAAGAAGCTTGTCTTGAGGGACTGCTCATTGACAGGTGAAGATATGACACATATTGCTTCTGCACTGTGTGATCTGCCCAACTTAGTTGAGTTGGATCTTTCGGGAAATAAATCCCTTGGTGGTTCTACTGCATTATGGGCCCATCACTTCATGAAGATGAAGAACCTTCAGAAGCTTGTCTTGAGTGGCTGCTCATTGACAGGTGAAGATATGACACATATTGCTTCTGCACTGTGTGATCTGCCCAACTTAGTTGAGTTGGATCTTTCGGGAAATAAATCCCTTGGTGGTTCTACTGCATTATGGGCCCATCACTTCATGAAGATGAAGAACCTTCAGAAGCTTGTCTTGAGTGGCTGCTCATTGACAGGTGAAGATATGACACATATTGTTTCTGCACTGTGTGATCTGCCCAACTTGGTTGAGTTGGATTTTTCGGAAAATGGATACCTTAGCGGTTCTGCTGCATCATGGGCCCATCActtcaagaagatgaagaatCTTAAGAAGCTTGTCTTGAGGGACTGCTCATTGACAGGTGAAGATATGACACATATTGCTTCTGCACTGTGTGATCTGCCCAACTTAGTTGAGTTGGATCTTTCGGGAAATAAATCCCTTGGTGGTTCTACTGCATTATGGGCCCATCACTTCATGAAGATGAAGAACCTTCAGAAGCTTGTCTTGAGTGGCTGCTCATTGACAGGTGAAGATATGACACATATTGCTCCTGCACTGTGTGATCTGCCCAACTTGGTTGAGTTGAATCTTTGGGCAAATAAATCTCTTGGTGGTTCGGCTGCATTATGGGCCCATCACTTaaagaagatgaagaacctTAAGAGGCTTGTCTTAGCTTACTGCTCATTGATAGGTGAAGATATGACACATATTGCTCCTGCACTGTGTGATCTGCCCAACTTGGTTGAGTTGAATCTTATGATGAATGAATCCCTTGGTGGTTCTGCTGCATCATGGGCCCATCActtcaagaagatgaagaacctTCAGAAGTTTGACTTCTAA